A portion of the Glycine max cultivar Williams 82 chromosome 10, Glycine_max_v4.0, whole genome shotgun sequence genome contains these proteins:
- the HSF-23 gene encoding heat stress transcription factor 23 yields the protein MNPHGLVKEEFLGESSSFCGGYDPQPIMVVPQPIEGLHETGPPPFLTKTYDIVDDPSTNHIVSWSTGNNSFVVWDPQAFSVTLLPKFFKHNNFSSFVRQLNTYGFKKVDPDKWEFANEMFLRGQRILLKNIRRRKANHHQSHQHAMQQGVEEPFVEVGQFELDGEIDRLRRDRQVLMVELVKLRQQQQSTKSHLQEMEGRIKMTEQKQKQMMNFLARAMQNPNFVQQLAQQKEWRKELEEVFSNKKRRPIDQGPNVVEVADDDDELLGCAEECSDFVKLEPQEYYSDDKVLEFEVPDLDLALNLDEENIESQKRIMEEEHVQLENSRERYIDEVFWQDLLNEGIEDQGVLGVEDVDVLAKQLGYLA from the exons ATGAATCCTCATGGTCTAGTGAAGGAAGAGTTTCTTGGAGAAAGTTCTTCCTTTTGTGGTGGCTATGATCCGCAGCCAATAATGGTTGTTCCCCAACCAATTGAGGGGCTTCATGAAACTGGTCCTCCACCATTCCTCACAAAAACATACGACATAGTTGATGACCCTTCCACGAACCATATAGTTTCCTGGAGCACAGGGAACAACAGCTTCGTTGTGTGGGATCCACAGGCCTTTTCGGTAACCCTTCTCCCCAAATTCTTCAAGCACAACAATTTCTCCAGTTTTGTCAGGCAACTCAACACCTAT GGGTTTAAAAAGGTTGATCCAGATAAGTGGGAGTTTGCTAATGAGATGTTTCTTAGAGGGCAAAGGATTCTTCTGAAGAACATTAGAAGGAGGAAAGCAAATCATCATCAATCCCATCAGCACGCGATGCAGCAAGGTGTAGAAGAGCCTTTTGTTGAGGTGGGGCAGTTTGAATTAGATGGAGAAATTGATCGGTTAAGGCGAGACAGGCAAGTTCTTATGGTGGAGTTGGTGAAGCTCAGACAACAGCAACAAAGTACCAAATCTCACCTCCAAGAAATGGAAGGAAGGATCAAAATGACTGaacagaaacagaaacaaaTGATGAATTTCTTGGCCAGGGCAATGCAGAATCCAAATTTCGTGCAACAATTGGCTCAGCAAAAGGAGTGGAGAAAGGAGCTTGAGGAAGTTTTTTCCAACAAGAAGAGGAGGCCTATTGATCAAGGGCCTAATGTTGTTGAAGTTGCCGATGACGATGATGAGTTATTAGGTTGTGCTGAAGAGTGTTCAGATTTCGTTAAACTTGAACCGCAGGAATATTACAGTGATGACAAGGTATTAGAGTTTGAGGTACCTGACTTGGACCTTGCTTTGAATCTCGATGAGGAGAATATTGAAAGCCAGAAGAGAATAATGGAGGAAGAACATGTTCAACTAGAAAATAGTAGAGAGAGATATATTGATGAAGTGTTTTGGCAAGATTTGCTCAATGAGGGTATAGAAGATCAAGGTGTACTAGGTGTTGAAGATGTAGATGTATTGGCCAAGCAACTAGGTTATTTGGCCTAA
- the LOC100810001 gene encoding dymeclin, translating into MGSAPSTPRRGGAFSPEAAEYLIGTFVGDTPFPLSSEFWQKLLELPLNVQWPTQRVQQACELLAKNNCHTRHLAKILFHLACCLQESMSSSGASPLVYEKAFNAVYISSIFLKHLIESDQGENIQLYPSLEDNEDVQKDVLRDQTIENLVMRNVLSFIASVEVSPDTFLLHLELLNFMIIAMSTQLLCGPSPGPNDVNPFLDAAMDQDSSLVGAVVRRLLLNFMVRSNVPSNRATYSILYDGNQSSVLQRVGSAAANIVLFPFSYLVSSGGEESKSPIADISIHVLLVLVHYHKCLVSEDYANHKSSTSDSLLKENPHFSDNPYCKALEHAIDCELDRVDIEGNAHSAPHIKLPFASLFDTLGICLADEAAVLLLYSLLQGNSAFLEYVLVRTDLDTLLMPILEALYNAPSRTANQIYMLLIILLILSQDSSFNASIHKLILTGVPWYKERLLHQTSLGSLMVVILIRTVQYNLSKLRDVYLQTTCLATLANVAPHVHRLSAYASQRLVSLFDMLSRKYIKLAERRDNKLHTAKGDSEGNNLVEDMSTELHIYTDFLRLVLEIINAILTYALPRNPEVVYAIMHRQEVFQPFKNHPRFNELIDNIYTVLDFFNSRMDAQREDGDWSVHEVLQVIIVNCRSWRGDGMKMFTQLRFTYEQESHPEEFFIPYVWQLVLSRCGFSFNTGAINLFPVDLQTERLENGVVGTTLQNGDFDKPEYQLDP; encoded by the exons ATGGGGTCGGCGCCGTCAACGCCGCGCAGGGGTGGCGCATTCTCGCCGGAGGCGGCGGAGTATCTGATCGGAACTTTCGTCGGCGACACGCCCTTCCCCCTCTCATCGGAGTTCTGGCAGAAATTGCTGGAGCTCCCTCTCAATGTTCAATGGCCCACTCAGCGTGTTCAACAAGCTTGCGAGCTATTAG CCAAAAACAATTGTCACACCAGGCATCTTGCGAAGATTTTGTTCCATCTAGCGTGCTGCTTGCAAGAGTCCATGTCTTCTTCTGGTGCATCGCCCTTGGTCTATGAAAAGGCTTTTAATGCAGTGTATATCAGTTCGATATTTTTAAAGCACTTGATTGAGAGCGACCAAGGTGAGAATATCCAGTTATACCCGTCTCTTGAAGATAATGAGGATGTGCAGAAGGATGTTTTAAGAG ATCAAACCATTGAAAATCTTGTTATGCGTAATGTGCTGAGCTTTATAGCATCAGTAGAAGTGAG tCCCGACACATTTCTCCTACATCTAGAGCTGCTTAATTTCATGATTATTGCAATGTCAACTCAACTTCTCTGTGGGCCATCTCCTGGACCAAATGATGTGAACCCCTTTCTCGATGCAGCAATGGATCAG GACAGCTCTCTGGTTGGTGCAGTTGTTCGCAGATTGCTTCTAAATTTCATGGTCCGTTCTAATGTTCCATCTAATAGGGCTACTTATTCCATCTTGTATGATGGAAATCAGAGTAGTGTGCTACAGAGAGTTGGTTCTGCAGCTG caaatattgttttatttccaTTTAGTTATCTGGTCAGTTCGGGTGGTGAAGAATCAAAAAGTCCTATTGCAGATATCAGTATTCATGTGCTTCTTGTTCTCGTTCATTATCATAAATGTCTTGTGAGTGAGGACTACGCGAATCACAAATCTTCCACATCAGATTCTTTACTCAAAGAAAATCCTCACTTTTCTGACAATCCTTACTGCAAGGCCTTAGAGCATGCAATTGATTGtgaat TGGATCGTGTAGATATTGAGGGCAATGCACATAGTGCTCCACACATAAAGCTTCCCTTTGCTTCATTGTTTGATACACTTGGCAT ATGCTTAGCTGATGAGGCAGCTGTTCTACTGCTTTACTCATTGTTGCAAGGGAATTCTGCCTTTCTGGAGTATGTATTAGTGCGGACAGATCTGGATACATTG TTAATGCCAATTCTGGAAGCTCTATACAATGCTCCAAGTAGGACAGCTAATCAAATTTACATGTTGCTAATTATACTTCTCATACTCAGTCAAGATTCTTCTTTTAATGCAAGCATTCATAAGCTG ATATTGACTGGTGTTCCATGGTACAAAGAACGCCTTCTCCATCAGACTTCTCTTGGTTCCCTCATGGTCGTAATTCTTATCAGAACTGTACAGTATAATTTGTCAAAACTACGG GATGTCTATCTCCAAACAACATGCCTGGCAACCTTGGCAAACGTGGCACCTCATGTTCATCGTTTGAGTGCATATGCATCTCAGAGATTAGTCAGCCTTTTTGATATGCTTTCACGCAA GTATATCAAATTAGCTGAACGCAGAGATAATAAGCTCCATACTGCAAAAGGCGACTCTGAAGGAAACAACCTTGTAGAAGATATG TCAACTGAATTGCACATTTATACTGACTTCTTGAGGCTTGTACTAGAAATAATAAATGCAATCCTGACTTATGCACTACCTCGGAATCCCGAG GTAGTGTATGCAATAATGCACAGGCAGGAAGTCTTTCAGCCATTCAAGAATCATCCACGCTTCAATGAACTGATTGATAACATTTATACT GTATTAGATTTTTTCAATAGTCGTATGGATGCTCAAAGAGAGGATGGTGACTGGTCAGTCCACGAAGTGCTACAAGTCATAATTGTCAATTGTCGTTCTTGGAGGGGTGATGGAATGAAG ATGTTTACTCAACTGCGCTTCACATATGAACAAGAGAGTCATCCAGAGGAGTTTTTTATCCCATATGTCTGGCAGCTAGTGCTATCCCGTTG TGGATTCTCATTCAACACAGGAGCCATAAATTTGTTTCCAGTTGATCTACAAACAGAA AGACTTGAAAATGGGGTGGTGGGAACCACACTCCAAAATGGTGATTTTGACAAGCCTGAGTATCAGCTTGATCCATAA